A genomic region of Granulicella cerasi contains the following coding sequences:
- a CDS encoding sulfite exporter TauE/SafE family protein, whose protein sequence is MPAHEFTLIVFLVSITAGLLGAITGLGGGIVVTPALTLLLGVDIRYAIGASLVSVVATSSGAAAAYVRDGLSNIRIGMFLEVATTVGAISGALLASKTPTGALTILFGLVLLHSAWNVIRMKRDEAREKHPDPLTRKLRLGGDYVTPQGTIHYEVEHAKAGFGLMYVAGMLSGLLGIGSGALKVIAMDRVMGIPFKVSTATSSFMIGVTGVASAAIYLKRGYIQPVIALPVMLGVLAGSMVGARLLPRLPVVTLRRVFAATVAIIAVQMIVHGLRGSR, encoded by the coding sequence ATGCCTGCGCATGAATTCACCCTGATCGTGTTTCTGGTCTCCATTACGGCCGGTCTCCTCGGAGCCATCACCGGACTGGGCGGAGGTATTGTCGTGACCCCTGCGCTCACCTTATTGCTCGGGGTGGATATCCGTTATGCCATCGGAGCAAGCCTTGTCTCCGTCGTGGCAACCTCGTCAGGCGCGGCTGCGGCGTATGTGCGTGATGGCCTTTCGAACATCCGTATCGGAATGTTCCTCGAAGTCGCGACGACGGTCGGCGCGATCTCAGGTGCACTCCTCGCGAGTAAGACGCCTACGGGCGCGCTGACGATCTTGTTTGGGTTGGTGCTGCTTCATTCAGCATGGAACGTCATTCGCATGAAGAGGGATGAGGCACGGGAGAAGCATCCTGATCCGCTAACGCGCAAGCTACGCCTGGGCGGCGATTATGTAACCCCGCAGGGCACGATCCACTACGAGGTCGAGCATGCGAAGGCGGGCTTCGGACTCATGTACGTTGCGGGGATGCTCTCCGGTTTGCTGGGCATTGGCTCCGGTGCGCTGAAGGTCATCGCGATGGATCGGGTCATGGGGATTCCGTTCAAGGTTTCGACGGCGACAAGTAGTTTCATGATCGGTGTGACCGGTGTCGCAAGTGCCGCGATCTATCTCAAACGTGGTTACATTCAGCCCGTCATTGCGCTGCCGGTCATGCTGGGAGTGCTCGCGGGGTCAATGGTGGGCGCTCGCTTGTTGCCCAGATTGCCTGTGGTCACACTGCGCCGCGTATTTGCCGCGACCGTCGCGATCATCGCTGTGCAGATGATTGTGCATGGACTGCGAGGTTCGCGATGA
- a CDS encoding Hsp70 family protein has translation MGIDFGTTNSSVSLVRQGSVEEVAFRSRLGSSRSSRSLLYLERGRSTAGASGVRSWTGAEAVEHYLEADEDEIQRRLIQSLKSHLSARSLTGTEIFGRQYRFEELVARILRDLRAHASEAFGFDVTRAVVGRPVMFVGAGDEADNVFAEQRLLAAFKDAGFEDVSFAMEPVAAARAYRAANATEGVALIGDFGGGTTDFSLLRVHQGAAEVLASTGVGLAGDAFDARIVRRLISPALGSESSSTSFGKQLPTLPAWIFRRLEHWHTLSFLRTREVRDMLRVAETRASEPDKISALRTIVEEDLGYVLHQAVQSVKAQLSVSETATFSLETGSLQLHEDVQRSDFETWIAPELERMERSIDAVLDAAGLRAAEVDRVFLTGGTSLVPAVRKIFTDRFGEAEVNSGDVFTSVSQGLAWLGSDDSNR, from the coding sequence GTGGGGATCGATTTCGGAACGACGAACAGTTCCGTCTCCCTCGTACGTCAAGGAAGCGTAGAAGAAGTAGCGTTCAGATCCCGACTGGGGAGCAGCCGCTCATCGCGCTCGCTCCTTTATCTGGAACGAGGCCGATCCACTGCGGGAGCGAGCGGTGTGCGCTCCTGGACCGGTGCTGAGGCGGTTGAGCATTACCTGGAAGCGGATGAAGATGAGATCCAGAGACGTCTGATCCAGTCTCTGAAGAGCCATCTCTCAGCGCGCAGCCTGACAGGTACAGAGATCTTCGGTCGGCAATATCGCTTTGAAGAACTGGTGGCGCGCATTCTGCGTGATCTTCGCGCTCACGCGAGTGAAGCGTTTGGTTTCGACGTGACCCGCGCCGTTGTTGGACGTCCGGTGATGTTTGTCGGGGCAGGGGATGAAGCTGACAACGTGTTCGCGGAGCAACGCCTGTTGGCTGCATTCAAGGACGCAGGTTTCGAAGACGTGAGTTTCGCGATGGAGCCGGTCGCCGCCGCTCGAGCGTATCGCGCTGCAAACGCGACCGAAGGCGTCGCGCTCATCGGTGATTTCGGCGGAGGTACAACCGACTTTTCTTTGCTCCGTGTGCATCAGGGAGCAGCGGAAGTGTTGGCGAGCACGGGCGTCGGGTTGGCGGGAGATGCCTTCGACGCGCGCATCGTCCGCAGGTTGATCTCTCCAGCTTTGGGCTCTGAGTCCTCGTCGACCTCCTTCGGCAAGCAGTTGCCGACATTGCCTGCGTGGATATTCCGTCGGCTGGAGCACTGGCACACCTTGTCATTCCTTCGCACGCGCGAGGTGCGCGATATGTTGCGCGTGGCTGAAACACGAGCTTCAGAGCCGGACAAGATCTCTGCTCTGCGGACGATCGTGGAGGAAGACCTGGGCTACGTACTGCATCAAGCGGTGCAGAGCGTGAAAGCGCAGCTTTCCGTGAGCGAGACGGCCACCTTCTCGCTCGAGACGGGTTCGCTCCAACTGCATGAGGATGTGCAGCGGTCGGATTTCGAAACATGGATCGCGCCGGAGTTGGAACGCATGGAGCGGTCAATTGATGCGGTGCTGGATGCTGCCGGGCTACGTGCGGCTGAGGTGGATCGCGTTTTTCTCACCGGTGGCACTTCGCTGGTTCCGGCGGTGAGGAAGATCTTTACGGATCGCTTTGGTGAGGCCGAGGTCAACTCCGGGGACGTATTTACCTCGGTGTCCCAGGGCTTGGCGTGGCTCGGATCGGATGACAGCAATCGTTGA
- a CDS encoding LysR family transcriptional regulator → MELKHLQSFIAVAEQLSFVRAAQRLHISQPALTAHIQQLEESVGAQLLLRNKRSVRLTEAGADFLEAARDILHRVKRAVDQAQESARGETGRLRIGFVSSAALEIVPPLAVAYRKRFPGVQLDLMNWRTSDQLRQLADKELDIGFARMPAQHKGLSFARIHREPLVMVLSKQHPLARKKDLHLADLRDQHFILYGRRWAPGFFDQILDLCQQQGFTPNILQETAEMYTAVAIVAAGLDVSILPRSVVAAQRRGIVVRELKYREAFSEIAIVTRDEPASVLVRNFVKLAKSMAKTKPEATAMRLLTR, encoded by the coding sequence ATGGAGCTGAAGCATCTTCAATCCTTCATCGCTGTCGCGGAACAGCTTAGCTTCGTGCGAGCGGCCCAGAGATTGCATATCTCGCAGCCAGCACTCACCGCGCACATCCAGCAGCTCGAAGAGAGCGTCGGCGCACAGTTGCTTCTGCGGAATAAGCGCAGCGTACGGCTGACCGAAGCGGGAGCCGATTTTCTCGAGGCGGCTCGTGACATCCTTCATCGCGTGAAGAGAGCCGTTGATCAAGCTCAGGAATCCGCTCGCGGAGAGACCGGACGGTTGAGGATTGGCTTCGTGTCCTCCGCGGCCCTGGAGATCGTTCCGCCTCTCGCCGTTGCTTACCGCAAGCGTTTCCCGGGCGTGCAACTGGACCTGATGAACTGGCGCACCAGCGACCAGTTGCGGCAACTGGCCGACAAGGAGCTCGACATCGGATTCGCGCGCATGCCCGCTCAACACAAAGGCCTGAGCTTCGCTCGCATACACAGAGAGCCACTCGTCATGGTGCTTTCCAAGCAGCATCCTCTCGCTCGCAAGAAGGACCTACACCTTGCTGACCTGCGCGATCAGCACTTCATCTTGTATGGCAGAAGATGGGCACCGGGCTTCTTCGATCAGATCCTCGACCTATGTCAGCAACAAGGCTTCACGCCGAACATTCTGCAGGAAACCGCAGAGATGTACACCGCGGTCGCAATCGTCGCTGCGGGACTCGACGTCTCGATCCTCCCCCGCTCCGTAGTAGCAGCGCAGCGCCGAGGCATCGTCGTCAGAGAGCTCAAGTACCGCGAAGCGTTTTCCGAAATCGCCATCGTGACACGCGACGAGCCTGCTTCCGTGCTTGTTCGAAATTTCGTCAAGCTCGCCAAGTCAATGGCGAAAACAAAGCCCGAGGCGACGGCTATGCGTCTTCTCACGCGATAA
- a CDS encoding LacI family DNA-binding transcriptional regulator: protein MDILAVAKRAGVSSATVSRVLNYPQKVREETAQRVRDAIRELEYIPNNSARSLRSGRSNVYGLIVSDIRNPFFPDLIEQFEALATEHGIDVTFANSGYSEDRMLASVRRLLERNVAAVAVLTSEVSEAAIQRIRDARIPAVFLNQPVLLGDVHNITVDYLNGLKEAVDHLLMLGHKRIGFVAGPPTLSSAARRRQAFVEALRLGGLKANERFIFEGDHKMTGGQAAAESIFSMKQRPTAVICSNDMTAVGLLHATQRLGYSVPKDLSVVGFDDLIFSEIVQPALTTLHLSRLDIATRAFFALHHGRDANASAQTEVILPRLVVRDSTARITS from the coding sequence ATGGATATTCTTGCCGTTGCAAAGCGCGCTGGCGTTTCGAGTGCCACCGTCTCGCGAGTGTTGAACTACCCGCAGAAGGTGCGGGAAGAGACGGCGCAGCGCGTTCGCGACGCGATTCGCGAGCTCGAATACATTCCTAACAACAGCGCTCGGAGCCTGCGGTCCGGGCGCAGCAATGTCTATGGCCTGATCGTCTCTGACATCCGCAACCCCTTCTTTCCCGATCTCATCGAGCAGTTTGAGGCGTTGGCGACCGAGCACGGCATTGACGTCACCTTTGCCAATAGCGGTTACAGCGAAGACCGGATGTTGGCCAGCGTGCGCCGTCTGCTCGAGAGAAACGTCGCAGCCGTTGCTGTGCTTACGTCGGAAGTGAGTGAGGCCGCGATCCAGCGCATTCGCGACGCGCGTATTCCTGCGGTGTTCCTGAATCAGCCGGTGCTGCTCGGTGACGTGCACAACATCACGGTGGATTATCTGAATGGGCTGAAGGAAGCGGTGGATCACCTGCTGATGCTGGGGCATAAGCGGATCGGCTTCGTGGCAGGGCCACCGACGTTAAGTTCGGCTGCCAGGCGTCGCCAGGCGTTCGTCGAGGCTCTTCGTTTGGGCGGACTGAAGGCGAATGAGCGTTTCATTTTCGAAGGCGATCATAAGATGACCGGCGGTCAAGCCGCCGCCGAAAGCATCTTCAGCATGAAGCAACGACCTACCGCAGTCATCTGCTCGAATGACATGACGGCTGTGGGCCTACTGCACGCCACGCAGCGCCTGGGATATTCGGTTCCAAAGGACTTGTCGGTCGTCGGCTTTGACGATCTCATTTTCAGTGAGATTGTGCAGCCGGCGCTCACGACGTTGCATCTCTCGCGGCTCGACATCGCGACACGAGCATTCTTCGCTTTGCATCATGGCCGTGACGCCAACGCATCGGCGCAGACCGAAGTGATCTTGCCACGGCTTGTAGTCCGCGACTCGACCGCCCGCATTACCTCCTAG
- a CDS encoding SGNH/GDSL hydrolase family protein, with protein MHRRIAAAIATAGLVAASLSAQEKPFYLHDGDRVVFYGDSITDQRMYTMIIETYAMTRYPGMTVEYTNSGWGGDRVSGGGGGPIDTRLQRDVVAYKPNVVTIMLGMNDAGYKAPTEELDKTYFDGMKYIVNTLRKDLPGVRLTAIQPSPYDNVTRPPAFPIQNNYIYNNALVAYGRWIANYGAANGITVADANTDFVKMLQKAFAKDPDTASKILPDHIHPSFGGHLMLAGQVLRAWDARPTVAAVTIDVKGSKASVKESEHTKISALDASNGVKWTELDDALPLPFTQWQSMWGGGPTVSLVVESSDLMTLLNEEPMAVKGLKPGVYALRIDGKQISTFSDVELANGVNLAPIVTPMSDQAFDVYQAVAQHNDLHFDRFRHVQVALDSDKFAEQSAASQAMDTLEAAVVKKARELAKPKSHTFELVPVS; from the coding sequence ATGCATCGTCGCATTGCCGCCGCCATCGCCACTGCGGGTCTCGTCGCCGCCAGCTTGTCCGCACAAGAGAAGCCTTTCTACCTTCACGATGGCGATCGCGTCGTGTTCTACGGCGACAGCATCACCGACCAGCGCATGTACACCATGATCATCGAAACGTATGCGATGACGCGCTATCCGGGCATGACTGTCGAGTATACGAACTCCGGCTGGGGCGGCGATCGCGTCAGCGGTGGTGGTGGTGGACCGATCGACACTCGACTGCAACGCGATGTGGTGGCCTACAAGCCGAATGTCGTGACGATCATGCTGGGCATGAATGATGCAGGCTACAAGGCCCCCACCGAAGAGCTCGACAAGACATACTTCGACGGCATGAAGTACATCGTCAACACCCTCCGCAAAGACTTGCCGGGGGTTCGACTTACGGCGATTCAGCCTTCTCCGTATGACAACGTAACGCGGCCGCCTGCATTCCCGATCCAGAACAACTACATCTACAACAACGCACTCGTGGCTTATGGTCGTTGGATTGCGAACTACGGTGCGGCGAACGGCATCACGGTTGCCGATGCGAACACAGACTTTGTGAAGATGCTGCAGAAGGCGTTTGCTAAAGACCCGGACACGGCTTCGAAGATCCTGCCGGACCACATTCATCCTTCATTCGGCGGACATCTGATGCTCGCGGGACAAGTGCTGCGTGCGTGGGATGCTCGTCCCACAGTCGCCGCAGTCACGATCGACGTGAAAGGCTCGAAGGCTTCCGTGAAGGAGAGCGAACACACAAAGATCTCCGCACTCGATGCCTCGAATGGTGTGAAGTGGACCGAACTTGACGATGCCTTGCCGCTTCCCTTCACGCAGTGGCAAAGTATGTGGGGTGGAGGCCCGACGGTAAGTCTCGTAGTGGAGAGCTCCGACCTGATGACGCTGCTCAACGAAGAGCCGATGGCGGTGAAGGGGCTGAAGCCGGGCGTCTACGCTCTGCGAATTGATGGCAAGCAGATCAGCACCTTCTCTGATGTGGAGCTCGCAAATGGCGTGAACCTCGCGCCGATCGTCACGCCGATGTCGGACCAGGCCTTCGACGTGTACCAGGCGGTGGCACAGCATAATGACCTCCACTTCGATCGCTTCCGCCATGTGCAGGTCGCTTTGGATTCCGATAAGTTCGCCGAGCAGTCAGCAGCATCCCAGGCAATGGACACGCTGGAGGCTGCCGTCGTGAAGAAGGCGCGCGAGCTCGCAAAGCCGAAGTCGCATACCTTTGAGCTTGTGCCTGTCTCCTAA
- a CDS encoding glycosyltransferase encodes MIWWLLFSAIGLISGFVLMTRAPAIDNKPTHEPGEVHRPLSIIIPARNEERNIAKLLASIGCSPALEVIVVNDSSQDATAEVARSLGARVIRPTALPDGFTGKAWACTEGARVASHELLLFLDADTQFDGGGLHALSHMAGLSDMQNSALSVFPFTATERSYEELSLFFNLLMAFGTGGFGSFRESHLFGQSLLISRENYWKVGGHASVGRHVLENLHLASKLREAGVTPVCRVGRGTLRMRMFPDGFRQLVSSWTKAFANGAQVTDRKVLLVSIVWLSALSSAALIPFFAHGAFFSCSLALYVLASIEVFFFARQIGSFRLYSCVLYPVPLVFFFGIFARSAYRRAMNRPSEWKGRAV; translated from the coding sequence ATGATCTGGTGGCTTCTCTTCAGCGCGATTGGCTTGATCAGCGGATTCGTTCTGATGACGCGGGCGCCCGCCATCGACAACAAGCCTACGCATGAACCGGGAGAAGTTCACCGCCCCCTTTCGATCATCATCCCCGCGCGCAATGAGGAGCGGAATATCGCCAAGCTGCTTGCGTCGATTGGCTGCTCGCCCGCGCTCGAGGTGATCGTGGTGAACGACAGCTCGCAGGATGCAACCGCAGAGGTTGCACGGTCCCTCGGGGCAAGAGTGATTCGTCCGACCGCTCTTCCTGACGGGTTCACCGGAAAAGCATGGGCCTGCACAGAAGGCGCGCGCGTCGCGAGCCATGAACTACTTCTTTTTCTCGACGCGGATACACAGTTCGATGGCGGTGGCCTGCACGCGTTGTCCCACATGGCTGGTCTGAGTGACATGCAGAACAGCGCGCTATCCGTCTTTCCGTTCACCGCAACAGAGAGATCCTACGAAGAGTTGTCGCTCTTCTTCAACCTGCTGATGGCGTTCGGAACCGGAGGGTTTGGCAGCTTCCGAGAAAGCCACCTGTTCGGTCAGTCTCTCCTCATTAGTCGAGAGAACTACTGGAAGGTCGGCGGCCACGCCTCAGTCGGACGGCACGTGCTCGAGAACCTGCATCTGGCGTCGAAGCTCCGCGAAGCAGGTGTGACACCTGTTTGTCGCGTGGGTCGCGGAACACTCAGGATGAGGATGTTCCCTGACGGCTTTCGGCAACTCGTTTCGAGTTGGACGAAGGCTTTCGCAAACGGCGCGCAAGTGACAGACAGAAAGGTTCTGCTCGTCTCGATCGTGTGGCTCTCGGCGCTCTCCTCTGCGGCGCTCATCCCGTTCTTTGCCCACGGCGCGTTCTTCTCATGCTCGCTCGCGTTGTACGTGCTCGCGAGCATTGAGGTCTTCTTCTTCGCTCGACAGATAGGCTCGTTTCGGCTCTACAGCTGCGTCCTCTACCCCGTGCCGCTGGTGTTCTTCTTCGGCATCTTCGCTCGCTCCGCGTATCGTCGCGCTATGAATCGCCCGAGCGAATGGAAGGGGCGCGCAGTATGA
- a CDS encoding phytoene desaturase family protein, translating into MSKPLTAVVIGAGIGGMSAAIQLQKAGIQVTLVEKNGQLGGKLNLLETQGFKFDLGPSIFTLPQVFRPLFEGDGKTLEDYVPLERVDPQWRNFFEDGTVLDLWERTETMRSELSRLPDAGTAFDDYERFVAYSKQQYDVVERGYLREGLDGFWELIRFYGLMGGREMDWMHSMSGAVNSRVRNQYLRDIFNYFIKYVGSSANDSPGFMNLMPYIQLGFGLWYVKGGLYEFARGFERRLRELGVEVLLQTEATRITQEGDRVSGVELRDAQGATTFVPADFVISNMEVIPASERLLQQTPRQLKRLSRFEPACSGIVLHLGLDREYPQLAHHNFFYSKDQSQHFDRVFHEKRLPDDPTIYLVAPTRTDPSQAPAGCDNIKILPHIPPLQSKRPYTYEDCVALKELCLDKLERMGLTDLRKHIIVEDFWTPFDIEKTYYSNRGSIYGVVCDRRHNFAFKAPKRSADFKNMFFVGGSVNPGGGMPMVSLSGQHVARMILEQIEQ; encoded by the coding sequence ATGTCGAAACCTCTTACCGCGGTCGTGATCGGAGCTGGCATCGGTGGCATGTCCGCTGCTATACAGCTCCAGAAGGCCGGCATCCAGGTCACTCTCGTCGAAAAGAACGGGCAACTCGGCGGCAAGCTGAACCTGCTCGAAACACAAGGCTTCAAATTCGATCTTGGCCCCTCCATCTTCACGCTGCCGCAGGTCTTTCGACCTCTGTTTGAAGGCGATGGAAAAACCCTCGAAGACTATGTGCCGCTCGAGCGAGTAGACCCGCAATGGCGAAATTTCTTTGAGGACGGAACCGTACTCGACCTGTGGGAACGGACGGAGACGATGCGCTCCGAGCTGTCTAGACTCCCGGATGCAGGGACAGCGTTTGATGACTACGAACGCTTCGTCGCGTACTCCAAGCAGCAGTACGACGTCGTCGAGCGCGGCTATCTTCGCGAAGGCCTTGATGGCTTCTGGGAACTGATTCGCTTCTACGGTCTCATGGGCGGACGCGAAATGGACTGGATGCACTCGATGTCCGGCGCGGTGAACAGCCGCGTTCGCAATCAGTATCTGCGCGACATCTTCAATTACTTCATCAAGTACGTCGGCTCGTCTGCGAACGACTCGCCAGGCTTCATGAACCTGATGCCGTACATCCAGCTAGGCTTCGGGCTCTGGTATGTCAAGGGTGGTCTGTACGAATTCGCGCGAGGTTTTGAGCGGCGACTGCGTGAACTGGGCGTCGAGGTTCTTCTGCAGACAGAGGCAACACGCATCACTCAAGAGGGTGACCGTGTCTCTGGCGTCGAATTGCGTGACGCACAGGGCGCGACTACCTTCGTTCCCGCAGATTTCGTCATCTCAAATATGGAGGTCATCCCTGCATCAGAACGTCTTCTGCAACAGACGCCTCGGCAGCTGAAGCGGCTCTCGCGGTTTGAGCCAGCATGTTCGGGAATCGTTCTTCATCTCGGACTCGACCGCGAGTATCCGCAACTCGCCCACCACAACTTCTTTTATTCGAAGGACCAGTCGCAGCACTTCGATCGCGTCTTCCATGAGAAGCGGCTCCCGGACGATCCGACAATCTACCTCGTTGCGCCTACACGCACCGATCCTTCGCAGGCGCCGGCGGGATGCGACAACATCAAGATTCTCCCGCATATTCCACCGCTACAGTCCAAGCGCCCATACACCTATGAAGACTGTGTGGCACTGAAAGAGTTATGCCTGGACAAGCTCGAACGGATGGGCCTTACCGATCTTCGCAAGCACATCATCGTCGAAGACTTTTGGACGCCGTTTGATATTGAGAAGACCTACTACTCAAATCGCGGATCCATCTACGGGGTCGTCTGCGACCGCCGCCACAACTTCGCGTTCAAGGCTCCGAAGCGAAGCGCCGACTTCAAGAACATGTTCTTCGTAGGCGGCAGCGTCAATCCCGGCGGCGGCATGCCCATGGTGTCCCTCAGCGGTCAGCACGTGGCCCGCATGATTCTCGAGCAAATAGAGCAATGA
- a CDS encoding aldehyde dehydrogenase family protein, with protein MKNEVIARSRRAGELWAASSWRSRHAMLARLADVFVERQEEIVDAIVADTGKPPLDALGGDLLVTLEHFRFYGNHAERILSPLRLGRSRLLFGSARFTRYYEPHGVALIYAPSNYPLQLSMVPALTALYAGNAVVLKMSEQTPHLAAVLQDLMQTAGLPQHLLQVFTDAPDSAGDYLEARPDFVCFTGSTHNGRMLAERAGRLLIPSLMELGGKDAAIVFADCSLPRTIEGVVYGAFLHSGQVCVGIKRVFVEESLYESFVAKLVERIRQLRPVQADSGEMSASLSDALRTRLASQIDEAVQRGARVLHAQDLTGRFPVILTDVPNDATLLRDESFGPILCIGKFDAEETAVRRANSGDFALGASIWTRDLRKAQRVASALRAPNIAINDVIRNIANPEAPFGGNGASGYGRYHGAEGLLTFSKTKVVMTQRARKTRERHWFPFLPATYRQLSIIIRVRHSRIGRWFGAFAFAMALMTPYLVGATHAHTSTLQTEM; from the coding sequence ATGAAGAACGAGGTGATCGCTCGATCACGCCGCGCAGGAGAACTCTGGGCCGCATCCTCCTGGCGTTCTCGCCATGCCATGCTCGCGCGACTTGCAGACGTGTTCGTCGAGCGCCAGGAGGAGATCGTTGATGCGATCGTCGCAGACACGGGCAAGCCTCCGCTCGATGCGCTGGGTGGAGATCTTCTGGTTACGCTGGAGCACTTCCGCTTCTACGGAAATCATGCCGAAAGAATTCTGTCGCCGCTTCGCCTGGGACGCAGCCGCTTGCTCTTTGGCTCTGCCAGATTTACGCGCTACTATGAGCCGCATGGAGTCGCGCTGATCTATGCACCCTCGAACTATCCGCTACAGCTCTCGATGGTTCCTGCACTCACTGCACTCTACGCTGGCAACGCCGTCGTGCTGAAGATGAGCGAGCAGACACCGCATCTTGCGGCTGTCCTGCAGGATCTGATGCAAACAGCAGGGCTGCCGCAACACCTTCTTCAAGTATTCACCGATGCGCCCGACTCTGCAGGAGACTACCTCGAGGCGCGGCCTGACTTCGTGTGCTTCACCGGGAGCACGCACAATGGGCGAATGCTGGCAGAGCGCGCGGGTCGGCTCCTCATTCCCTCACTGATGGAGCTTGGTGGCAAAGATGCCGCCATTGTCTTCGCAGACTGCTCGCTGCCACGCACGATTGAAGGCGTTGTTTACGGAGCATTCCTTCATAGCGGACAGGTGTGCGTGGGCATTAAGCGAGTCTTCGTCGAAGAATCTCTTTACGAAAGCTTTGTCGCGAAGCTCGTAGAGCGCATCCGGCAGTTGCGACCGGTGCAAGCGGATTCGGGTGAAATGTCAGCGAGTTTGTCAGATGCTTTACGAACTCGACTCGCTTCTCAAATCGACGAGGCCGTTCAGCGCGGAGCACGAGTGCTCCATGCGCAAGACCTGACGGGACGCTTCCCCGTCATACTGACGGATGTACCTAACGACGCTACGCTCCTACGTGATGAGAGCTTCGGCCCCATTCTCTGCATCGGCAAATTCGATGCGGAAGAAACGGCAGTACGCCGCGCCAATAGCGGCGACTTCGCTCTGGGAGCCAGCATCTGGACGCGCGACCTGCGCAAAGCACAACGCGTTGCGAGCGCACTTCGCGCGCCTAATATCGCCATCAACGATGTGATCCGCAATATCGCCAACCCCGAGGCCCCCTTTGGCGGCAATGGTGCCAGCGGCTACGGACGTTATCACGGCGCTGAAGGCCTGCTTACATTCAGCAAGACGAAAGTTGTCATGACGCAACGCGCTCGCAAGACACGCGAACGCCACTGGTTTCCTTTTCTCCCTGCAACCTATCGCCAGCTCAGCATCATCATTCGCGTCCGCCATTCGCGAATCGGAAGATGGTTCGGCGCGTTTGCCTTTGCCATGGCCTTAATGACGCCCTACCTCGTAGGCGCGACTCACGCTCACACCTCAACACTCCAGACGGAGATGTAA
- a CDS encoding glycosyl-4,4'-diaponeurosporenoate acyltransferase CrtO family protein, whose protein sequence is MKPALTAVLDITLWPVVQLTISALILRVPLQRFEHDNVLTEISQPRRAARFYRHLRVPQWKRHLPDGASWLGGARKSLRSFDVRDSQRFLAETRRAELAHWLQLCCAPVFFLWNPRWASVVIGVYAVAANLPCILAQRYNRAILLQRKPAPTRR, encoded by the coding sequence ATGAAGCCCGCGCTCACGGCGGTCCTGGACATCACTCTGTGGCCGGTTGTGCAACTGACCATCAGCGCGCTTATCCTGCGTGTGCCCTTGCAGCGCTTCGAGCATGACAATGTCCTGACGGAGATAAGTCAGCCTCGACGCGCAGCCAGATTCTATCGGCATCTCCGCGTACCACAGTGGAAAAGGCACTTACCGGACGGCGCAAGCTGGCTGGGAGGCGCGCGAAAATCTCTCCGCTCATTCGACGTGCGCGACTCGCAGCGTTTCCTCGCAGAAACTCGACGCGCGGAGCTTGCACACTGGCTGCAACTCTGCTGTGCACCTGTCTTCTTCCTCTGGAACCCGCGATGGGCGTCCGTCGTTATCGGCGTTTATGCCGTGGCAGCGAACCTTCCGTGCATCCTCGCGCAGCGGTACAACCGAGCGATATTGCTACAGCGGAAACCCGCACCGACTAGGAGGTAA
- a CDS encoding DUF1634 domain-containing protein, giving the protein MSAQVTDKSLERLISLTLRGGVLAATTLGLLGGALALITAHPQPAEFHHFIGEASLFASPASTVRLLFSTSAKLADRGQALAQLGIIVLLLTPIIRVLFSIIGFALERDRIYVVITCIVLATLTVSLILH; this is encoded by the coding sequence ATGAGCGCGCAGGTTACGGACAAGTCTCTGGAGCGGCTGATCAGCTTGACGCTGCGCGGCGGAGTGCTCGCGGCGACGACGCTCGGACTGCTGGGCGGAGCGTTGGCGCTGATCACGGCACATCCGCAACCAGCGGAGTTCCATCACTTCATCGGCGAGGCGAGCCTGTTTGCGTCTCCGGCAAGCACAGTGCGGCTGCTCTTCAGCACAAGCGCAAAGCTCGCCGACCGCGGACAAGCCTTGGCTCAACTCGGAATCATCGTGCTGCTATTGACGCCCATCATTCGCGTGCTCTTCTCGATCATCGGCTTTGCGCTGGAGCGTGATCGGATATACGTCGTCATCACGTGCATCGTGCTCGCTACGCTGACGGTCAGTTTGATTCTTCATTGA